From Cecembia calidifontis, one genomic window encodes:
- the nadE gene encoding NAD(+) synthase: MSILKISCATVNQTPLDWSGNFNHIISAIAQAKEQGTELLCFPELAITAYGSEDLFLSYWFPQKAIKQLEKLLPYCDDITVAVGLPVRIQNKVYNCMAIIENTELKGFVAKQFMAIDGVHYEFRWFTPWQAHEIISFDFFGKEVPLGDIIFEKKGVKYGFEICEDAWRGAERPGYRLKDRKVDIIFNPSASHFAMGKTLQREDLIKESSTIFNVTYFYANLLGNESGRMIFDGEIMVARNGEVLLKNQLLSFKDFQVKTFDYEKNPGPYTPVHTVLNKNEEFVQAAALGLFDYLRKSKSKGFVLSLSGGADSSTIAILVSEMVRRGVKELGLENFLKKLNLDFTPQTDQPEKEIVGQILTTAYQASENSSKSTFESAKTLAESIGAEFLNWKISKEVKSYTKKIEKAIGRKLNWEKDDLALQNIQARARSPIIWLLANLKNALLLSTSNRSEGDVGYATMDGDTSGSISPIAAVDKYFIINWLRWAETHLGYPGLRLVNSLQPTAELRPLENQQTDEADLMPYALIVEIERLAIRDRRSPLDVYLILKDELAIDNDLLKSYVKKFFRLWSRNQWKRERLAPSFHLDEFNVDPKTWYRFPILSGSYEEELKELDTY, from the coding sequence ATGTCCATACTTAAAATCTCCTGTGCCACGGTCAATCAAACCCCGCTTGATTGGTCCGGCAATTTCAATCATATCATCTCGGCAATTGCCCAAGCCAAAGAGCAAGGGACTGAACTTCTTTGTTTTCCCGAACTAGCCATCACAGCTTATGGCAGCGAAGACCTTTTCCTAAGCTATTGGTTTCCACAAAAAGCCATTAAACAATTAGAGAAGCTTCTCCCCTATTGTGATGATATTACTGTGGCGGTAGGTTTACCGGTTAGGATCCAAAATAAGGTATATAATTGTATGGCTATCATTGAAAATACAGAGCTGAAAGGTTTTGTAGCCAAACAATTTATGGCCATAGATGGCGTACATTATGAATTCCGATGGTTTACACCATGGCAGGCCCATGAAATTATCTCCTTTGATTTTTTTGGAAAGGAAGTTCCCTTAGGGGACATCATATTTGAAAAAAAAGGGGTCAAATATGGTTTTGAGATTTGTGAAGATGCCTGGAGAGGTGCGGAAAGGCCAGGCTATAGACTCAAGGACCGGAAAGTCGACATTATATTCAATCCAAGTGCAAGCCATTTTGCCATGGGCAAGACCCTTCAAAGGGAAGATTTGATCAAAGAAAGCTCAACCATTTTCAATGTGACCTATTTTTACGCCAACCTTCTGGGCAATGAGAGCGGAAGAATGATCTTTGACGGTGAAATCATGGTGGCCAGAAACGGCGAAGTACTTCTTAAAAACCAACTGCTTTCTTTTAAAGATTTTCAGGTAAAGACCTTTGACTACGAGAAAAATCCCGGCCCTTATACTCCTGTTCATACTGTCCTCAATAAAAATGAAGAATTTGTCCAAGCAGCGGCTTTGGGCCTATTTGATTACCTGAGAAAAAGTAAAAGCAAAGGTTTCGTGCTTTCCCTGAGCGGGGGAGCTGATTCCTCTACTATTGCCATTCTTGTCTCTGAAATGGTCAGAAGAGGAGTTAAGGAACTTGGTTTAGAGAACTTCTTAAAAAAACTCAACCTCGATTTTACTCCCCAAACTGACCAACCTGAAAAAGAAATCGTCGGACAAATTCTTACAACCGCTTACCAAGCCTCCGAAAACTCCTCAAAATCAACTTTTGAAAGTGCCAAAACATTGGCAGAAAGTATTGGTGCTGAATTTCTAAATTGGAAGATTTCTAAAGAAGTTAAAAGTTATACCAAAAAGATCGAAAAGGCTATTGGAAGAAAACTGAACTGGGAAAAAGATGACCTGGCACTGCAAAACATCCAAGCCAGAGCAAGATCCCCTATCATTTGGTTACTTGCCAATTTAAAAAACGCCCTCCTTCTGAGTACTTCCAATAGAAGCGAAGGTGATGTGGGATATGCTACTATGGATGGAGACACCAGTGGCAGTATATCTCCCATTGCGGCAGTTGACAAATACTTCATTATCAATTGGCTAAGATGGGCAGAAACCCATTTGGGCTATCCTGGATTGAGGTTGGTTAACAGTCTTCAGCCAACTGCTGAGTTACGTCCCTTGGAAAACCAACAAACCGATGAAGCTGATCTGATGCCTTATGCACTGATCGTTGAAATTGAAAGGCTTGCCATCAGGGATAGAAGATCTCCTTTGGACGTTTATCTGATATTGAAAGATGAACTGGCGATCGACAATGATTTACTGAAATCTTATGTGAAAAAATTCTTTAGGCTCTGGTCCAGAAACCAGTGGAAAAGAGAAAGACTTGCTCCTTCATTCCACTTGGATGAGTTCAATGTAGATCCAAAAACCTGGTATAGGTTCCCGATTCTCTCCGGATCTTATGAAGAAGAATTAAAAGAGTTGGATACTTATTAA
- a CDS encoding mannose-1-phosphate guanylyltransferase, producing the protein MNQKPYIVIMAGGIGSRFWPYSRNNKPKQFLDILGTGRTLLQMTYDRFIKIADKDLFYVVTNKRYFELVKEQLPDIPEHQILTEPLRRNTATCVAYACYKIAQKDPDAKIIVTPSDHLIVQEDKFWEKIHLALGASEIDLRLITIGIRPNRPETGYGYIQYISDPGNPVKKVKTFTEKPNIKLATAFLESGDFVWNSGIFVWKVKSIIHAFEKYMPEVAEVFEDGKQFYDRAEEEAYIQKAYSLVKNVSIDYGIMEKAEEVFVVMGDFGWSDLGSWLSLHENKEKDSKNNVVDANAILYDTHDCFIKVSPEKLVVIEGLENYLVNESENVLLICKLDNEKKFRAFVNDAKQKGEDFV; encoded by the coding sequence ATGAATCAGAAGCCTTATATAGTGATCATGGCCGGGGGAATAGGTTCCAGATTCTGGCCATATAGCAGGAATAATAAACCCAAACAGTTTTTGGATATCCTCGGAACTGGAAGAACCTTACTTCAAATGACCTATGACCGGTTCATTAAAATAGCCGATAAGGATTTGTTCTATGTGGTTACCAATAAAAGATATTTTGAGTTGGTTAAAGAACAGTTGCCGGATATTCCTGAGCATCAGATTTTGACGGAACCGTTGAGAAGGAATACCGCAACCTGCGTAGCATATGCATGTTATAAAATAGCCCAGAAAGATCCTGATGCAAAAATCATTGTCACTCCATCAGATCACTTGATTGTTCAGGAAGATAAGTTTTGGGAAAAGATCCATTTAGCCTTAGGTGCATCTGAAATTGACTTGAGATTGATCACTATCGGTATCAGACCCAATAGGCCTGAAACTGGCTATGGTTACATTCAGTATATATCTGACCCAGGAAATCCTGTCAAAAAAGTGAAAACCTTTACAGAAAAACCCAATATCAAACTGGCAACAGCTTTTCTTGAAAGTGGGGATTTTGTCTGGAATTCTGGTATTTTTGTTTGGAAGGTCAAAAGTATTATTCATGCTTTTGAGAAATATATGCCCGAGGTCGCAGAGGTATTTGAAGATGGGAAGCAATTTTATGATAGGGCAGAGGAAGAGGCTTATATTCAGAAGGCATATTCTTTGGTGAAAAATGTATCCATAGATTATGGAATCATGGAAAAAGCAGAGGAGGTATTTGTGGTCATGGGTGATTTTGGTTGGTCTGATTTGGGTTCTTGGCTGAGTCTTCATGAAAATAAAGAAAAGGACTCAAAAAATAATGTAGTAGATGCCAATGCCATCTTATATGATACCCATGATTGTTTTATCAAAGTTAGTCCAGAAAAATTAGTAGTTATTGAAGGGCTTGAAAATTACCTTGTCAATGAAAGCGAGAATGTTTTGCTGATCTGTAAGTTGGATAACGAAAAGAAATTCAGGGCATTTGTCAATGACGCCAAGCAAAAAGGAGAGGATTTTGTATGA
- a CDS encoding DUF2256 domain-containing protein, translating into MKKEHLPTKICPVCNRPFTWRKKWEKNWENVKYCSKKCGGLSRKKTIDNNKTGG; encoded by the coding sequence ATGAAAAAGGAACATTTACCTACCAAGATATGTCCTGTCTGCAACAGACCCTTTACCTGGAGGAAAAAATGGGAAAAGAACTGGGAAAATGTTAAATATTGCTCCAAAAAATGTGGAGGCTTATCCCGAAAGAAAACAATAGATAACAATAAAACCGGCGGATGA
- the yidD gene encoding membrane protein insertion efficiency factor YidD, giving the protein MKTILRKIAVLPILFYQYLISPLFPPTCRYTPTCSHYSKEAIMKHGVVKGGWLAIKRITSCHPWGGHGHDPVP; this is encoded by the coding sequence TTGAAAACCATCCTCCGAAAAATTGCCGTCTTGCCCATTCTCTTTTATCAGTATTTGATTTCTCCTTTATTCCCACCCACTTGCAGGTATACGCCCACCTGCAGTCACTATTCCAAAGAAGCTATCATGAAGCATGGTGTTGTCAAAGGAGGTTGGCTGGCGATCAAAAGAATCACCAGCTGCCATCCTTGGGGCGGACATGGCCATGACCCCGTTCCTTAA
- a CDS encoding POTRA domain-containing protein, with product MQKFHFGYGFVSGIFLLFMSFSFGIKAQNEEKEDLLDAAPARVLINNIYIIGNEKTKKNIILREIDLQTGIYYDWEELIQTIEADKKKIYNLQLFNSVEITPLLTGTEQIELLVAVTERWYIIPNVILNLADRNLAEWWTNQNRDLSRVNFGGRLIHNNVGGRNEKLRVGGQWGFVRSFEILYSKPYIDKNQKHGLAAQYTYFTQKTIPVRSDNNRQIFYRNENEEVLRRNSSAFLRYTYRGSYYNFHFVTLGYTNTRINEDVFTQNPNFFLHGDNRLNFFLMSYNFRHDNRDNIAYATEGQLLSMTLTRYGLLPSDDVNDVEFSMNANKYKRINSKFHIVSGLSFNYFFGQNQPYTLVRGIGYNPNFIRGYELNVIEGQQLVVHKNSLRYKLFDFGFDVSNVVPMDEFSYFPFKFYISANYDHGFVNDKNRLPENLRLTNRYLFGYGLGIDLVTLYDMVFRLEYSINNQNERALFFNIRAPF from the coding sequence ATGCAGAAGTTTCATTTTGGATATGGATTTGTTAGTGGGATTTTTTTGCTTTTTATGAGCTTTTCTTTTGGAATCAAGGCCCAAAATGAGGAAAAAGAGGACTTATTGGATGCGGCTCCAGCCAGGGTTTTGATCAACAATATTTATATCATCGGAAATGAAAAAACAAAAAAGAACATCATCCTAAGGGAGATTGACCTGCAAACAGGCATCTATTACGATTGGGAGGAACTGATCCAAACCATAGAAGCGGACAAGAAAAAAATCTACAACCTCCAATTGTTCAACAGTGTGGAAATCACCCCGCTACTTACCGGAACAGAACAGATTGAGCTATTGGTAGCGGTTACGGAAAGGTGGTATATCATCCCCAATGTTATTTTGAACCTGGCCGACAGGAACCTGGCCGAATGGTGGACAAATCAAAACCGAGACTTATCCAGGGTAAATTTTGGGGGAAGATTGATCCATAATAACGTCGGGGGAAGAAATGAAAAACTCAGAGTGGGCGGTCAATGGGGATTTGTGAGATCATTTGAAATTTTGTACAGTAAGCCCTACATTGATAAAAACCAAAAACATGGCCTTGCGGCGCAATACACTTATTTTACCCAAAAAACAATTCCAGTAAGATCTGACAATAACAGGCAAATTTTCTACAGAAATGAAAATGAGGAGGTTTTAAGGAGAAATTCTTCAGCCTTTCTCAGGTACACCTATAGGGGAAGTTATTATAATTTTCATTTTGTTACGCTTGGTTACACCAACACCAGGATCAACGAGGATGTTTTTACCCAAAATCCTAATTTTTTTCTTCATGGAGACAATCGCCTCAATTTCTTTTTGATGAGTTATAATTTCAGGCATGATAACAGGGACAATATTGCCTATGCTACAGAAGGGCAGCTGCTTAGCATGACCTTGACCCGATATGGCTTATTGCCCAGTGATGATGTGAACGATGTGGAGTTCAGTATGAACGCAAACAAATACAAAAGAATCAACTCAAAATTCCATATAGTATCAGGGCTTTCGTTCAATTATTTTTTTGGACAAAATCAACCTTATACCCTTGTAAGAGGTATAGGTTATAATCCCAATTTTATCAGGGGGTATGAACTGAACGTTATTGAAGGCCAACAATTGGTTGTTCACAAAAACAGTTTAAGGTACAAATTATTCGATTTTGGGTTTGATGTATCCAACGTCGTACCTATGGATGAATTCTCTTATTTTCCCTTTAAGTTTTACATAAGTGCCAATTATGACCATGGCTTTGTAAATGACAAAAACAGGTTACCTGAAAATTTGAGATTGACAAACAGGTACTTATTTGGATACGGTCTGGGAATTGACCTGGTGACACTTTACGATATGGTTTTCCGTCTGGAATATTCGATCAACAACCAAAATGAGCGCGCCTTATTTTTCAATATCAGGGCACCATTTTGA
- a CDS encoding zinc-dependent metalloprotease, giving the protein MKKNILLSFLLMFLLTEGSIAQAIDKSKMDKKEGFFTFYTDEDKGKIYLEVDKLDYEFLYVNSMPAGVGSNDIGLDRGQLGRTRIVEFRKAGNKLLLVHKNYDFRAYSENPSEVKAVKDAFAESVIWGFEISQNDNGKILVDATGFFLQDAHMVAEKLGSSRQGSYKPDVSRSAIYYPMTKNFPKNTEVEAIVTVTGTPTGGYIRSVTPSPESVTVRQRHSFIELPDDGYQPREFDPRSGYFHISYMDFTSPIGEPIEKKFISRHRLEKKDPNAAVSEPVKPIIYYLDRGTPEPVRSALLEGGNWWAEAFEAAGFKNAYKVELMPEGADPMDVRYNVIQWVHRSTRGWSYGSSVRDPRTGEIIKGHVTLGSLRVRQDFLIAQGLLQPFEEGKPKNPKMLEMALARLKQLSAHEIGHTLGLAHAYTSSASNRASVMDYPYPMIKMDNNGNIDLSDAYDDKIGDWDKWAIQYGYATVPQGENEKKYLNKILEDTYSAGHTFISDVDSRHPSGSHPQAHLWDNGTSASQELIRLMAIRKKKMESFGLNSINEGQPEALMEEVFVPLFLMHRYQLEATAKLIGGLDYTYKVKGDNQRIQSRINATEQNRAFTSLLNAINPNELAVPEHVLDRLPPRPMGYYRNRETFPSRNGLNFDPLAPAENVVDMVFGFLFEAGRTNRLHQQYLFDKNLPSFKNILERTVNFVFSSPYEESYHGEIKIMVENKLIDHLIKLANDPIATSSVKADVRRTLKDLVASNVNSLDKRYRFLTLTNRRTNTSNNSYNNHNMYLADKITAFLELPEKVSTPSEISVPDGAPIGSEDLSCDFEY; this is encoded by the coding sequence ATGAAAAAAAATATACTATTGAGTTTCCTATTAATGTTTCTCCTAACTGAAGGATCCATTGCCCAGGCGATTGATAAAAGTAAAATGGATAAAAAGGAGGGTTTTTTCACTTTTTACACAGATGAAGATAAAGGAAAGATTTATCTGGAGGTAGACAAACTGGATTATGAATTTCTTTACGTGAATTCAATGCCTGCCGGCGTAGGTTCAAATGATATTGGGCTGGATAGAGGACAACTTGGAAGAACTAGAATAGTTGAATTCAGAAAAGCAGGAAACAAGCTGCTTCTGGTACATAAAAATTATGATTTCAGGGCCTACAGCGAAAACCCATCAGAAGTAAAAGCGGTAAAGGATGCCTTTGCTGAATCTGTAATTTGGGGTTTTGAAATCAGTCAAAATGACAATGGAAAAATTCTGGTGGATGCAACCGGGTTTTTCCTTCAAGATGCGCATATGGTAGCTGAAAAACTGGGAAGTTCCAGACAAGGAAGCTATAAACCGGATGTTTCCAGAAGTGCGATTTATTACCCCATGACCAAAAACTTTCCAAAAAACACAGAAGTTGAGGCCATTGTAACTGTAACGGGCACTCCCACCGGCGGGTATATACGGTCTGTAACCCCATCACCTGAATCCGTCACGGTAAGACAGAGACATTCATTTATAGAACTGCCGGATGATGGTTATCAGCCGCGTGAATTTGACCCCAGATCAGGTTATTTTCATATAAGCTATATGGATTTTACCAGTCCCATAGGTGAACCCATTGAGAAGAAATTCATTTCCAGACATAGGTTAGAGAAAAAAGATCCCAATGCAGCTGTTTCGGAACCTGTAAAACCTATTATCTATTATTTGGACCGGGGAACTCCTGAACCGGTAAGGTCTGCACTTTTGGAGGGTGGAAATTGGTGGGCAGAGGCATTTGAAGCTGCAGGATTTAAAAATGCCTACAAGGTGGAGCTGATGCCCGAAGGTGCCGACCCCATGGACGTGCGGTATAATGTCATCCAATGGGTACACCGATCAACAAGAGGATGGTCATACGGCTCTTCGGTAAGAGATCCAAGGACAGGCGAAATCATTAAAGGACATGTAACCTTGGGTTCGCTCCGCGTCAGACAGGATTTTTTAATTGCCCAAGGACTGCTTCAGCCATTTGAAGAAGGGAAACCCAAAAATCCAAAAATGCTTGAAATGGCATTGGCCAGGTTAAAGCAACTATCTGCCCACGAAATCGGCCATACCTTAGGTTTGGCACACGCCTACACCTCCTCTGCCAGTAACAGGGCTTCCGTAATGGATTACCCCTATCCTATGATAAAAATGGACAATAATGGCAACATTGACCTATCTGATGCTTATGATGATAAAATTGGAGATTGGGACAAATGGGCAATTCAATATGGATACGCCACAGTTCCTCAGGGAGAGAATGAAAAAAAATACCTGAACAAAATTCTGGAAGACACCTACTCGGCAGGTCATACATTTATTTCCGATGTGGATTCCAGGCATCCAAGTGGTTCACACCCCCAGGCACACCTTTGGGACAATGGCACATCAGCCAGTCAGGAACTGATCAGGTTGATGGCTATCCGGAAGAAAAAAATGGAATCGTTTGGACTTAACAGTATCAATGAAGGGCAACCTGAAGCCTTGATGGAAGAAGTCTTTGTTCCTCTTTTTCTGATGCATAGGTATCAATTGGAAGCAACTGCGAAATTGATCGGGGGACTGGATTATACCTACAAGGTCAAAGGTGATAACCAAAGAATACAATCCAGAATCAACGCTACAGAACAGAACCGTGCTTTCACTAGCTTACTAAATGCCATAAACCCAAATGAGCTTGCTGTCCCAGAACATGTGCTGGACAGACTTCCCCCAAGACCTATGGGCTATTATAGAAACAGAGAGACATTTCCTTCCAGAAACGGGCTGAATTTTGACCCTTTAGCTCCTGCTGAAAATGTGGTCGACATGGTTTTTGGTTTCTTGTTTGAAGCCGGCAGAACCAATAGGCTTCATCAACAATACCTTTTTGATAAGAATCTGCCATCTTTTAAAAATATCTTAGAAAGAACTGTGAATTTTGTTTTTAGCAGTCCATATGAAGAATCCTATCATGGCGAAATCAAAATCATGGTAGAAAATAAGCTCATTGATCATCTGATAAAATTGGCCAATGACCCTATTGCTACGTCTTCGGTAAAAGCCGATGTCCGAAGAACGCTGAAAGATCTGGTAGCCAGTAATGTCAACAGCTTAGACAAAAGATACAGATTCCTTACTCTGACCAATAGGAGAACCAATACATCCAATAACTCCTACAACAACCACAACATGTACTTAGCAGACAAAATCACTGCTTTCTTGGAACTACCTGAAAAAGTCAGTACCCCTTCAGAAATTTCCGTTCCAGATGGGGCACCTATCGGTTCAGAAGATTTATCCTGTGACTTTGAATATTAA
- a CDS encoding ComEA family DNA-binding protein → MKNIDFFLFCLIFLGWCKISSAQNIPRGEIDIENFVEDLFGMQREEMDYEDLYEGLLQTLLNPINLNKTNPEELKSIFILTPDQINQFFEYRRKFGELISIYELQAIPEFDLETIYRLLPFVVVEEKNQNNVSLWKRIGEAKDSYFLFRHRRVWETRRGFTPPDTLSNGNLSSRYLGDPNSLYGRFRIQQSKDFSLGFTIDKDPGEQFIWDPSTNRYGFNFLSYHFTLYNKGKWKAITVGDFQMQFGQGLVFGAGFSAGKGAETITTVRRSSFGIRPYTAALEFGFFRGAAGTYQAGPVQITLLASDVPRDANLQVQVDTIENASAIITSLQSSGLHRTPTEISYKNRAREKNIGGNIHYQSRNKNLQVGFNGLYTQFSQPFLRNQRVYNQFEFSGQENHIQSIYFSYNFQNYFFFGESARSASGGTGSILGLMSSLHPKLSFSLLWRDYSRNFHTFYGNAFGEGSRPINERGTYLGLNFKPNIRYNLSFYYDRFQFPWLRFRVYAPSYGEEWFGRFTYRPKRNTLLFIQARHELKTRNVSEYPGFQSSYLLDQGFRNNYIVNLDQKLDRRWSIRSRVSASTFRFDGKRTKGFAISQDLNADFERWRVSSRIALFDTDDFDNRQFLYERNVLWLFSIPALHGQGMRYYLLTQYKLNRRLTFWLRWAQTLYTDREIIGSGLQQINGSTLTETNFQLRYQFNR, encoded by the coding sequence ATGAAAAATATTGATTTTTTTTTATTCTGTCTTATATTTTTAGGCTGGTGTAAAATTAGTTCAGCACAAAATATTCCAAGAGGTGAAATAGATATAGAAAATTTCGTTGAGGATTTATTTGGTATGCAAAGGGAAGAAATGGATTATGAAGACCTCTATGAAGGATTATTACAGACCCTGCTCAACCCGATCAATCTCAACAAAACCAATCCAGAGGAACTCAAATCCATCTTTATTCTTACCCCTGACCAAATCAATCAGTTTTTTGAATACAGAAGAAAATTTGGGGAATTGATTTCTATTTATGAACTACAGGCAATACCTGAATTTGACCTGGAAACAATTTATAGGTTACTTCCTTTTGTGGTGGTCGAAGAAAAAAACCAAAACAATGTATCACTTTGGAAACGTATTGGTGAGGCAAAGGACAGCTATTTCCTATTCAGGCATAGAAGGGTTTGGGAGACAAGAAGGGGATTCACCCCACCGGATACTTTGTCCAATGGAAATTTAAGCAGCCGTTATTTGGGGGATCCCAATAGCCTGTATGGGCGGTTCAGGATACAACAAAGCAAAGATTTCAGTCTGGGTTTTACCATTGACAAAGATCCGGGCGAACAATTTATTTGGGATCCTTCGACCAATCGATATGGGTTCAATTTTTTATCCTACCATTTTACCTTATACAATAAGGGTAAGTGGAAAGCCATTACAGTCGGGGATTTTCAGATGCAGTTTGGACAAGGATTGGTGTTTGGAGCGGGATTTTCGGCAGGAAAAGGCGCAGAGACCATCACCACGGTGAGAAGAAGCAGTTTTGGGATCAGGCCATATACCGCTGCACTGGAATTTGGTTTTTTTAGGGGAGCGGCAGGCACCTATCAGGCAGGTCCGGTTCAAATCACGCTGCTTGCCTCCGATGTTCCGAGAGATGCAAACCTGCAAGTTCAGGTGGATACTATAGAGAATGCATCAGCTATCATCACCTCACTGCAGAGCAGTGGACTTCACCGAACGCCTACAGAGATCAGTTATAAAAACCGGGCTAGGGAAAAAAATATTGGAGGGAATATTCACTATCAAAGTAGAAACAAAAATTTACAGGTAGGCTTTAATGGCCTTTATACACAGTTCAGTCAGCCATTTTTGAGGAATCAAAGGGTTTACAACCAATTCGAATTTAGTGGGCAAGAAAACCATATCCAAAGCATTTACTTTTCTTACAATTTTCAGAATTACTTTTTTTTCGGAGAATCTGCCCGATCCGCAAGCGGAGGTACAGGGAGTATTTTGGGTTTGATGAGCAGCCTTCATCCCAAACTTTCTTTTTCACTTCTTTGGAGAGATTATTCCAGAAATTTCCACACATTTTATGGGAATGCCTTTGGGGAAGGATCCAGGCCTATCAATGAAAGGGGAACTTATTTAGGCTTAAATTTTAAGCCTAATATTCGGTACAACTTATCATTTTACTATGACAGGTTTCAGTTTCCATGGTTAAGATTCAGGGTATATGCTCCCTCCTATGGAGAAGAATGGTTTGGCAGGTTTACTTATCGTCCTAAGAGAAACACGCTTCTTTTTATCCAGGCAAGACATGAGCTCAAAACAAGAAACGTTAGTGAATATCCCGGATTTCAATCCTCCTACTTACTTGATCAAGGGTTCCGAAACAATTACATTGTTAACCTTGATCAAAAGCTGGATAGAAGATGGAGCATCAGATCAAGGGTAAGTGCCAGCACTTTTAGATTTGACGGAAAAAGGACCAAAGGTTTTGCCATCAGCCAAGATCTGAATGCTGATTTCGAAAGGTGGAGAGTTTCAAGCAGAATTGCTCTTTTTGATACAGATGATTTTGATAACCGCCAATTCCTCTACGAAAGAAATGTCCTTTGGCTTTTTTCTATCCCCGCATTACATGGTCAGGGCATGCGCTATTACCTGCTCACCCAATATAAGTTAAACCGAAGGCTTACCTTTTGGTTGAGATGGGCACAGACCTTGTACACCGACAGAGAAATCATTGGTTCAGGACTGCAACAAATAAATGGAAGTACACTGACGGAAACTAATTTCCAGTTACGATACCAATTCAACAGATAA
- a CDS encoding nucleotide pyrophosphohydrolase has protein sequence MKNIDEITISDAQELVDHWIKTVGVRYFNELTNTAILMEEVGELARIMARKFGEQSFKESDRDKDLGDEMADVLWVLICLANQTGVDLTEALKKNFEKKNIRDKDRHRNNEKLK, from the coding sequence ATGAAAAATATAGATGAAATTACCATTTCAGATGCTCAGGAATTGGTGGATCATTGGATCAAAACAGTAGGGGTAAGATACTTTAATGAATTGACCAATACTGCCATTTTAATGGAGGAGGTAGGGGAGTTGGCACGGATAATGGCCAGAAAATTCGGAGAACAATCCTTCAAAGAATCTGACAGGGATAAAGACCTTGGAGATGAGATGGCAGATGTGCTTTGGGTATTGATCTGCCTTGCCAATCAGACAGGTGTAGACTTGACTGAAGCTTTGAAAAAAAACTTTGAAAAGAAGAATATCAGGGACAAGGACAGGCATAGAAACAATGAAAAGTTGAAATAA
- a CDS encoding prolipoprotein diacylglyceryl transferase, which produces MNTIDFILSYVVWSPNPAVIPSFERLRWYSLLFALGFIISQQIMFYIFRKEGHDERLVDKLTIYMVLATIIGARLGHVLFYEPEKYLSNPIDILKVWEGGLASHGAAIAILLALYMYSRKVPGQSYLWVVDRIVIVVAMTGAMIRVGNLMNSEIGGKATGSDSGFVFARETEEVLETLRIPVSSVEAYKPEDRKSELVGNGIVPVNFDIKIEKGGYSEADLKTALESDVKYVLTRFRSSQKYLAENPETPLKYSLSDKGDHYIATIYTYGITRYPTQIYEAVTYFIIFLVLFWVWQKYKSRLPDGLFLGLFLISVFGMRFVWEYWKENQVEFEEGLSLNMGQSLSIPLVIGGIILVIRALNKGFKPKQN; this is translated from the coding sequence ATGAATACGATTGACTTTATTTTAAGCTATGTAGTCTGGAGTCCCAATCCAGCTGTGATCCCAAGTTTTGAAAGGCTGAGATGGTACAGCCTTCTTTTTGCTTTGGGTTTCATCATTTCCCAGCAGATCATGTTTTACATCTTTAGAAAAGAGGGACATGATGAAAGGTTGGTAGACAAACTGACAATTTATATGGTTTTGGCAACAATCATTGGGGCAAGATTGGGACATGTGCTATTTTATGAACCGGAAAAATATTTAAGCAATCCTATAGATATTTTGAAAGTCTGGGAAGGGGGATTAGCCAGCCACGGGGCAGCCATTGCCATTTTGCTTGCCTTATACATGTATTCCAGAAAGGTTCCTGGCCAAAGTTATCTTTGGGTCGTGGATAGGATAGTTATTGTGGTGGCGATGACAGGAGCTATGATCCGAGTAGGCAACCTGATGAATTCTGAAATAGGCGGAAAAGCAACCGGTTCTGATAGTGGTTTTGTATTTGCTAGAGAAACTGAGGAGGTTCTGGAAACCCTAAGGATTCCTGTATCGTCTGTTGAAGCTTACAAACCAGAGGACAGAAAATCAGAACTGGTAGGTAATGGGATTGTTCCGGTAAATTTTGATATTAAAATCGAAAAAGGAGGATACAGTGAAGCAGACCTTAAGACTGCCCTTGAATCCGATGTCAAATATGTATTGACGAGGTTCAGAAGCTCACAGAAATACCTGGCAGAAAACCCTGAAACACCTTTGAAGTACAGCTTAAGTGACAAGGGTGACCATTACATTGCCACTATTTACACTTATGGAATAACGCGATATCCAACACAGATTTATGAAGCAGTTACATACTTCATTATTTTTCTTGTTTTATTTTGGGTATGGCAAAAATATAAATCCAGATTACCTGATGGGTTATTCCTGGGGCTGTTCCTTATCTCTGTTTTTGGGATGCGTTTTGTATGGGAATATTGGAAAGAAAATCAGGTAGAATTTGAGGAAGGGCTTTCCTTAAATATGGGGCAATCACTAAGTATTCCCCTGGTGATCGGAGGAATTATCCTAGTCATTAGGGCTTTGAACAAAGGTTTTAAACCAAAGCAGAATTAA